Below is a genomic region from Canis lupus familiaris isolate Mischka breed German Shepherd chromosome 25, alternate assembly UU_Cfam_GSD_1.0, whole genome shotgun sequence.
atttttaaagaattatttattatttatttatttattttgcctttattttattttttaataataaatttattttttattggtgttcaatttgccaacatacagaataacatccagtgctcatcccatcaagtgccctcctcagttcccgtcactcattcacccccactccccaccctcctccccttccatcacctctagtttgtttcccagagttaggagtctttatggtctgtctccctttctgatatttcctacccatttcttctcccttcccttctattccctttcactattatttatattccccaaatgagtgagaacatataatgtttgtccttctccgattgacttatttcactcagcataataccctccagctccatccacgtcgaagcaaatggtgggtatttgtcatttctaatggctgaggaatattccattgtatacataaaccacatcttctttatccattcatctttcgatggacaccgaggctccttcacaTTTTAATACACTTACAGTGATTGAAAAGGTCAGAAGCTGAGCTGCATACCAACTCCTGATGTAACTCTTCCCATGGTTCATCCTGTTTGGTCCCTGGTAAACAACCACTGTCAGCATTAGCTCTGAAAGACAGGCAAAACCTCCATGAACAGCCACCTGgtctctcagtttcctcttcaaaATGGGCTTATGtctaaggagaaaaagaggctCTCACTAATGAAAtccctgggcctctgtttttcttgaattttatttgtaacttTTACTAAACCTTAAGTCTCTTATACATTcaatcagattttgtttttgctgttatttaTCTTGTAAGTAGTCTTCAGCAAGAAGTTTAGCTTGACCGACTTAACCTGCCCACGCTGAAGGTGTAATTCCCTGGTGAGGACTGAAGCTCATGCCacccaaaagaaatggaaacctcTCCATGGTccactttcaagattttgttctGGAGGGATTTGAGGGtggcctggagacccaggccctGCTCTTTGCTGTGTTCCTGGCTCTATACATGGTGACTGTACTGGGTAACCTCCTCATGATCATCGTTATCACCCTGGATGCCCGCCTGCACTCCCcaatgtacttcttcctcaagAACCTCTCCTTCGTTGACTTGTGCTACTCATCTGTCATTGCCCCCAAAGCACTGGCCAACTTCTTCTCCTCATCCAAGGTCATCACCTTTGCAGGATGTGccatgcagtttttctttttctccttgctgGGCACAACTGGAGCTTTCCTCCTGGGtgtcatggcctatgaccgcttcATGGCCATCTGTAACCCCTTGCGTTACCCCATCACCATGTGCCAGTCTGCCTGCACTTGCCTGGTGCTGGGCGCCTACTGTGGAGGGTGCTTCAACTCTGTTGTGCAGACCAGCTTCACATTCCACCTCCCATTCTGCAGCTCCAACCGCATCAACCACTTCTTCTGTGATGTGGTCCCCTTGCTCAAACTCTCCTGTGGCAACACAGCCATCAATGAACTTCTCTTGTTTGGCATCTGTGGGCTCATCATTGTGGGTTTGGCATTTATGGTCCTCATCTCCTATGGCTACATCATAGTGACCATCCTGAGGATGGGATCAGGAGCTAGGAGACGTAAGGTCTTCTCTACCTGTGGCTCCCACATGACTGCAGTGACTCTCTTTTTTGGGACCGTCTTTGTCATGTATGCCCAGCCAGGAGCAATTGAGTCTATGGAGCAGGGCAAGGTGGTCTCTGTCTTCTACACGCTGGTCATCCCAATGCTCAATCCCCTCATCTACAGTCTGCGAAACAAGGATGTGAAGGAGGCCCTGCGGAGGCTGGGCCAGAAACCCATGGCCTTGTGAAGGATGTGCTGAAGGGAGTCAGAGTGTCCTGCAGGTTAGATGGAGGCATCGTGGTTGCCAGACTTTGAGCAGTGGACTAATTAATTAACAGTCATAAATTTCACTCAAAGAAGAGGAATAGGCTTTAGAGATATACTATGTActgtatgtaaaataaataatatattgtgctcttaaaaatgtgttaaatgacAAATTTAGGGTAACTGCTGTTTCccgaataaaattttaaaaaatcactcttcaCTATAGGAACAAAATGATGGTTGTTGTATGGGAGGGGGGTTGGAAATGAGACAATTGGGAGATGGCCATTAAGTTGGGCACATGATATGTTGAGCAGTGATTGTtattgcaactgatgaatcattgaaaactactttggaaaaaagatataatatatattggttaattaaatttaaattaaagaaatgttcAACACTAAATAGCCATTCACATAGTTAAATGAGGAAACCCTGGTCCCCCACACAATGGAACACTGGAGACTCAGAAGGTGACTGTTGCTATCATAGAAAACTAACCACTGCACTGTATTggataaagagattaaaaatacagATCTATTGTGGGATGTGATCATATtcttgtaagagaaaaaaaacaaattaattaaaacacaTGTACCCAAGGCCACCTTTACTCCAACAGTTGAAGTGGTGGAAACTCCAGACTCTCACAGAAGAGGGGCAGTGTTTGGAATAAGCAGAGAAGCATGAGCATCCTTGTTGCAGGCTAAACACTTTCGACTTGCTTGAGTTTTTCAAACACATTTCAGTTTggtattttttttgaaagcaacCTCCAACAGATCtttattcagagacagaaatATATTCACAGTGATCATTTTCCACTTGTGGATCAGTCTCTGTTGCTCGGAGATGAACGACAAGCACGGATGGACCCAGAGAGGAGTGTTTCCCGACCATTTGGGCTCACAGGAGAATGGTACACCTAAGGGGACGGGGGAAAGGGCTGATGAAATGACTTTGGGCTCAGGAGTTCACACCTGCCACTCCTGGGAAGACAGTACACTCCAGTCACAGGGTCTGCTCTCTGGATCTATGCTTCCCTTCTGTTCACCCTCTGAGTCCCAGAGAGAATTCTGGGCTTTGTTGTCTGGGCTTGTAGGAGAGGGCGGGTCACACAAGGCTTGGTGACAGGGGTACCCAAGAGAACCAAGATTCCCAGTGCACTGCAAAGGCCAGAACACAAACAAGCTCACCTAATTGGCTATTCAAGACTCCAAGTCCCAGCCGTGCAGGAGGAGAGACCTTCCCAGCACAGTGACCCCAAGATGCAGGTCCTTGTTCTGCTGCCTGGATGAAGCAACACACATGAAGCTGAGGTGAGTCGAGAACATTTCACCCCATCTTCCACTATGATCAAGGAACTTCCTGTAGCTCAAACATGGAGCACTCAGGCAAACTCTCCCTGCGACCGTGAGGGtgctccctttccccctctcAACTCTCTTCATTATTTGGGAAgccagagctggaggaggaggggcgaGAGTGCTCCATGCTCACCTGTTTTTCATCAGCACAGACGTGAGCCAGAAGCTGAGGAGACCCTGGGAGAGCAGGTACTGGCTGTGTGATATTGAGCAGTCATGATTCTCACCTGAAAGAGATGAGGGTCGAGGTAGCCATACTAGGGGTCCCAGGGTATGAAGGACACCGTGTGTGTAAGGGAGGCATCAGAGCTATCGTAGACAGTAAGCACTCTGGGCTTGCCTCAGCAGCTGAAGGGGTGACCCCACTCCTGCCCTGGCCAGCACTGGCTTTGGCTTCAGGGTCATGCCATTCAAAAGGACATGTTTTCATTGTAATCAGAGGATCACAACACCAGGCTCCCTCATGATCCAAAGTGCATTTCTCAGGTTCAAATCAGTAgctcaaaaagaaaatcagtagcTCACCAGAGTACTGAGCACACACTTCTAAGGGCCATGGTCCAGAGGAGGGTGATGCAGAAATAGGGGAGACCAAGGCCAGCCATGGGGAGCTCATGGCTCTGCAGGAAAGCAGACATGACAACAAACACCTGCAATATGATGGGACACAGGCAGTGAGGGGGTGTGACCAGGCTGCCGATGGCACAAAGGAGGAAACAGTCACATCAGAGAGGTGATGGAGAGCCATGGAGAGATAGGAGAGCTCGTCACACTGACACAGTGGATGGAAGTAGACAGACTTGGAGGCAGAACAGGAGAACCAGAGAATCACCGAGTATATGTGCCCAAATGGAGCCGAGGTGCCCACCAAGACTCTTCTGGGCTCCTCTCTAGGATCCCTCAGCTGGTGGTGAAGCTGTCACTCATTTGCATTAGGGAGCAACATGACCTGAGGGAGGATTTGGTGACTCTGTTCAGGGAGTTCTGTGTGGGACACAAAGCAAGGAATGGACAGGCTGGAGCTCATTATGAAAGCATGGTGGCCTTTCAGATGGAGATTGGAAAGGTCTGGAGTTGACAAGTGAGAAGGCAAGAGGCAAGGACAGTGAATGCACTTAGAATGTCAGGTGACAGCCCAGGATGGGCAAGAGAGAGGGTGGACAGTGTCCTGGCTGGCTCCTGGTGGTGACC
It encodes:
- the OR9S22 gene encoding olfactory receptor family 9 subfamily S member 22; amino-acid sequence: MPPKRNGNLSMVHFQDFVLEGFEGGLETQALLFAVFLALYMVTVLGNLLMIIVITLDARLHSPMYFFLKNLSFVDLCYSSVIAPKALANFFSSSKVITFAGCAMQFFFFSLLGTTGAFLLGVMAYDRFMAICNPLRYPITMCQSACTCLVLGAYCGGCFNSVVQTSFTFHLPFCSSNRINHFFCDVVPLLKLSCGNTAINELLLFGICGLIIVGLAFMVLISYGYIIVTILRMGSGARRRKVFSTCGSHMTAVTLFFGTVFVMYAQPGAIESMEQGKVVSVFYTLVIPMLNPLIYSLRNKDVKEALRRLGQKPMAL